In one window of Armatimonadota bacterium DNA:
- a CDS encoding ATP-dependent 6-phosphofructokinase, whose amino-acid sequence MDRIGVMTGGGDSPAINDCLNAVAREAAVRGMAVLGFRRGWAGVAEGDYVELTPAAVEPHAYTGGTLIHTSRTNLVKIEGGPQKALDNMDRLGVDGLIAIGGDDTLGVAHTLCGMGLRAVGIPQTIDNDIGETDYSIGFDSAVDIAATAMRRLHSTNYSHRTDMLVELMGRDAGWITLYAGLAGGAHYLCVPESPLDLEDLAAHLRKRREAGHPYSMVAVSEGVELKTGKIAGEVDVFGHAKAGGVTFPMMDELRELTGAKPRNMVVGYLQRGGPPSAFDALLAMRMGMAAVDLLADGKFDYMVASRGGDIVPVELERALARNRTVPLELYERAQRLVTVI is encoded by the coding sequence ATGGACCGAATCGGCGTCATGACCGGCGGGGGCGACTCCCCGGCGATCAACGACTGCCTGAACGCCGTCGCGCGCGAGGCGGCGGTGCGCGGGATGGCGGTGCTCGGCTTTCGCCGCGGCTGGGCGGGCGTGGCGGAGGGCGATTATGTCGAACTGACCCCCGCCGCCGTCGAGCCGCACGCCTACACCGGCGGGACACTCATCCACACCTCGCGCACCAATCTGGTGAAGATCGAGGGCGGCCCGCAGAAAGCCCTCGACAACATGGACCGCCTCGGCGTTGACGGGTTGATCGCGATCGGCGGCGACGACACCCTCGGCGTCGCGCACACGCTGTGCGGCATGGGCCTGCGCGCCGTCGGCATCCCGCAGACCATTGACAACGACATCGGCGAGACCGACTACTCCATCGGCTTCGACAGCGCGGTGGACATCGCGGCGACGGCGATGCGCCGGCTGCACTCCACCAATTACAGCCACCGCACCGACATGCTCGTCGAGTTGATGGGGCGCGACGCGGGGTGGATCACCCTCTACGCCGGCCTCGCCGGCGGCGCCCACTACCTGTGCGTGCCGGAGTCACCGCTCGACCTCGAGGATCTGGCCGCGCACCTGCGCAAGCGCCGCGAGGCGGGACACCCCTATTCGATGGTCGCCGTGTCCGAAGGCGTAGAGCTGAAGACCGGTAAGATCGCCGGCGAGGTTGACGTCTTCGGCCACGCTAAGGCCGGCGGAGTGACGTTCCCGATGATGGACGAGTTGCGAGAGCTGACCGGCGCGAAGCCGCGCAACATGGTGGTCGGCTACCTCCAGCGCGGCGGCCCGCCGAGCGCCTTCGACGCGCTGCTCGCGATGCGCATGGGCATGGCGGCGGTGGACCTGCTCGCCGACGGCAAGTTTGACTACATGGTCGCCAGCCGCGGCGGCGACATCGTGCCGGTCGAGTTGGAGCGGGCGCTGGCGCGCAACCGCACCGTGCCGCTCGAGTTGTACGAGCGCGCCCAGCGCCTGGTGACGGTGATCTGA
- a CDS encoding FAD-dependent oxidoreductase, with protein sequence MMADAAVLHLSQFSRRDFLKRASLGALGMAAAPAVMGRRAEAAGAAPEIWDVLVAGGGPAGLAAAVSAARMRARTLLVERYGFLGGMATAGLVNPFMSFHIAGKPIIEGVLEEVIERLKAAGGWSSPRTSLAFDAEAFKFVADDMCREAGVNLLLHTWLGKPTVKRGAIEWVAAENKSGTQRLSARVYVDATGDADLAARARVPCKVGRDEDGLTQPMTLCFRIAEVDIERMPPREELNRLYDAAREAGEVTNPRENVLFFFVPAPRVVHFNTTRVVQRSGVDAADLTAAEVEARRQVRDMVAFLRSRVAGFEKSYLQTMAPQIGVRESRRIVGEYVVTGEDILEARKFDDAVARGNYPIDIHNPAGGGTVIQHPPRGDSYDLPYRCMVPKRVNNLLVAGRSVSATHEAQAALRIMPICMALGQAAGIAAAMSARKGIAPRDLPYRDLRQWLLRRDANLLRKR encoded by the coding sequence ATGATGGCAGATGCTGCGGTGTTGCACCTGTCCCAGTTCAGCCGGCGGGACTTCTTGAAGCGGGCGTCGCTCGGCGCGCTGGGGATGGCGGCGGCGCCGGCGGTGATGGGCCGGCGCGCCGAGGCGGCTGGCGCCGCGCCCGAGATCTGGGACGTGCTCGTCGCCGGCGGCGGCCCGGCCGGGTTGGCTGCCGCGGTGTCCGCCGCTCGGATGAGGGCGCGCACGCTGCTCGTCGAGCGCTACGGCTTCCTCGGCGGCATGGCCACGGCGGGGCTGGTCAACCCCTTCATGAGCTTCCACATCGCGGGCAAGCCGATCATCGAGGGAGTGCTCGAGGAGGTCATCGAGCGCCTCAAGGCGGCGGGCGGGTGGAGCAGCCCGCGCACGTCGCTCGCCTTCGACGCCGAGGCCTTCAAGTTCGTCGCCGACGACATGTGCCGCGAGGCGGGGGTGAACCTGCTCCTGCATACTTGGCTCGGCAAGCCGACGGTCAAGCGCGGCGCTATCGAGTGGGTCGCGGCGGAGAACAAGTCGGGCACCCAACGCCTCAGCGCGCGGGTGTACGTTGACGCGACGGGCGACGCCGACCTCGCCGCGCGAGCGCGCGTGCCGTGCAAAGTCGGCCGCGACGAGGACGGCCTGACGCAGCCGATGACGCTGTGCTTCCGCATCGCGGAGGTGGACATCGAGCGCATGCCGCCGCGGGAGGAACTCAACCGCCTCTATGACGCGGCGCGGGAGGCGGGGGAAGTCACTAACCCGCGCGAGAACGTGTTGTTCTTCTTCGTCCCCGCGCCGCGGGTGGTGCACTTCAACACCACGCGGGTGGTGCAGCGGAGCGGGGTCGACGCGGCCGATCTGACGGCGGCGGAAGTCGAGGCGCGGCGGCAAGTGCGGGACATGGTGGCGTTCCTCAGGTCGCGCGTGGCGGGCTTCGAGAAGTCGTATCTGCAGACGATGGCGCCGCAGATCGGCGTGCGCGAGAGCCGCCGCATCGTCGGTGAATACGTCGTCACCGGCGAGGATATTCTCGAGGCGCGGAAGTTCGACGACGCGGTCGCGCGCGGGAATTATCCCATCGACATCCACAATCCGGCGGGCGGCGGCACGGTCATCCAGCACCCGCCACGGGGTGACAGCTACGACCTGCCGTACCGGTGCATGGTGCCGAAGCGGGTCAACAACCTGCTCGTCGCGGGGCGCTCGGTGTCGGCGACGCACGAGGCGCAGGCGGCGCTGCGCATCATGCCGATCTGCATGGCTCTCGGCCAGGCGGCGGGGATCGCGGCGGCGATGTCCGCGCGGAAGGGCATCGCTCCACGCGACCTGCCCTACCGCGACCTGCGCCAGTGGCTGCTGCGCCGCGACGCGAACCTGCTGCGCAAGCGATAG
- the nifV gene encoding homocitrate synthase, translating into MERFYSAAADAIKIVDTTLRDGEQTAGVVFSNQEKLDIAKMLDEIGVHQIEAGIPEMGGGEQSSIEKMAHMGLQASVLGWCRAVRGSVDAAVACGVDAVAISISTSDIHIEHKLGKTREWVIEAMTGNAVHAKEQGIRHVSVNAEDASRSDMDYLVQFGLAAKAAGADRLRYCDTVGIMEPFTIYENVKQLIERTGLPVEMHTHNDFGLATANALCGIRAGATFVNTTVNGLGERAGNAALEEVAMALRHLHKLEMPVNTVKLRRLSELVAKASARDIPIWKAIVGANVFAAESGIHADGILKNPMTYEAFSPEEVGLQRQILIGKHSGSAAIKNKFSEYGIALSDDVAALVLERIRQWAVERKRTLFDKELMQIYEDVIGARRDQERASD; encoded by the coding sequence ATGGAGCGGTTCTATTCGGCGGCGGCAGATGCGATCAAGATCGTGGACACGACGCTGCGCGACGGCGAGCAGACGGCGGGAGTCGTCTTCTCTAACCAGGAGAAGCTCGACATCGCGAAGATGCTCGACGAGATCGGGGTGCACCAGATCGAAGCGGGCATTCCGGAGATGGGGGGCGGGGAGCAGTCGAGCATCGAGAAGATGGCGCACATGGGCCTGCAGGCGAGCGTGCTCGGGTGGTGCCGGGCGGTGCGCGGGAGCGTGGACGCCGCGGTCGCCTGCGGCGTGGACGCGGTGGCGATATCCATCTCCACGTCGGACATCCACATCGAGCACAAGCTGGGCAAGACGCGCGAGTGGGTGATCGAGGCGATGACGGGCAATGCGGTGCACGCCAAGGAGCAGGGCATCCGGCACGTCTCGGTCAACGCGGAGGACGCGTCGCGCTCGGACATGGACTATCTCGTGCAGTTCGGCCTGGCGGCAAAGGCAGCCGGGGCGGATCGGTTGCGCTACTGCGACACCGTGGGCATCATGGAGCCCTTCACCATCTACGAGAACGTGAAGCAGTTGATCGAGCGCACCGGGCTGCCGGTCGAGATGCACACCCACAACGACTTCGGCCTCGCCACCGCCAACGCGCTGTGCGGCATCCGCGCCGGGGCGACGTTCGTCAACACCACGGTCAACGGCCTCGGCGAGCGCGCGGGCAACGCCGCGCTCGAAGAGGTGGCGATGGCGCTGAGGCACCTGCACAAGCTCGAGATGCCGGTCAACACGGTCAAGCTGCGCCGGTTGAGCGAGCTGGTGGCCAAGGCGTCCGCGCGCGACATCCCGATCTGGAAGGCCATCGTCGGCGCCAACGTGTTCGCCGCCGAGAGCGGCATCCACGCCGACGGGATCCTCAAGAACCCGATGACCTACGAGGCGTTCTCGCCCGAAGAGGTCGGCTTGCAGCGGCAGATTCTGATCGGCAAGCACTCGGGCTCCGCCGCGATCAAGAACAAGTTCTCGGAGTACGGCATCGCGCTCAGCGACGACGTCGCCGCGCTGGTGCTGGAGCGCATCCGCCAGTGGGCGGTCGAGCGCAAGCGCACGCTGTTCGATAAGGAACTGATGCAGATCTACGAAGATGTCATCGGTGCGCGCCGCGACCAGGAGAGGGCGTCGGACTAG
- the gatB gene encoding Asp-tRNA(Asn)/Glu-tRNA(Gln) amidotransferase subunit GatB: MTRSEQVEVAAYEPVIGLEVHAELKTESKVFCGCSTRFGARPNSQTCPVCLGLPGVLPVLNETAVDYALRVALALESEIVSPCIFERKNYYYPDLPKNYQISQKRRPLARGGRLEIEADGASKWVGVDDVHLEEDTGKLVHPEGTGDDYSLVDYNRCGVPLLEIVSAPDLRSVEEVSAYMTGVRDLLMYLGVSDCRMEEGSLRFEANISLRPAGSAEYGARVEIKNLNSFRTVLRCLEHEVVRQEELLREGQPVARETRLWDEAAGVSAAMRSKEEAQDYRYFPEPDLVPLVIDEAWLGRVRGELPELPRARRGRFVEQLGLSRYDAGILTADRELADYFEAVLSHGVEPKAVANWVSGELLRHLKERGISPAAAPVAPERLAGLVRLVAQGAVTGNAAKGVLAEMFESGRAAHEIVEERGLAQIKDEGELDQAVERVLADNPDGVADYRAGRKQALGFLVGQVMKATRGRANAKAVNELLRQRLEGDAPDN, from the coding sequence ATGACGCGATCGGAACAAGTGGAAGTCGCCGCCTACGAGCCGGTCATCGGGCTCGAGGTGCACGCCGAGCTGAAGACGGAGTCGAAGGTGTTCTGCGGCTGCTCGACGCGATTCGGCGCGCGGCCGAACAGCCAGACGTGCCCGGTGTGCCTCGGCCTGCCCGGCGTGCTGCCGGTGCTCAACGAGACAGCGGTGGACTACGCGCTGCGCGTCGCCCTCGCGCTGGAATCCGAGATCGTTAGCCCGTGCATCTTCGAGCGCAAGAACTACTACTACCCGGATTTGCCCAAGAACTACCAGATCAGCCAGAAGCGCCGGCCGCTCGCCCGCGGCGGCAGGCTCGAGATCGAGGCGGACGGCGCGTCGAAGTGGGTGGGCGTTGACGACGTGCACCTCGAGGAGGACACCGGCAAGCTCGTCCACCCCGAGGGCACGGGCGACGACTACTCCCTGGTGGATTACAACCGCTGCGGGGTGCCGTTGCTCGAGATCGTCAGCGCGCCGGACTTGCGCAGCGTCGAGGAGGTCTCGGCGTACATGACCGGCGTCCGCGACCTGCTGATGTACCTCGGCGTGTCGGACTGCCGCATGGAGGAAGGAAGCCTGCGCTTCGAGGCCAACATCTCGCTGCGACCGGCGGGGTCGGCGGAGTACGGCGCGCGGGTGGAGATCAAGAACCTCAACTCCTTCCGCACCGTGCTGCGCTGCCTGGAGCACGAGGTGGTGCGCCAGGAGGAGCTGCTGCGCGAGGGCCAACCGGTGGCGCGCGAGACGCGCCTGTGGGATGAGGCGGCGGGCGTCAGCGCGGCGATGCGCTCGAAGGAGGAAGCGCAGGACTACCGGTACTTCCCGGAGCCGGATCTCGTGCCGCTGGTGATTGACGAGGCATGGCTGGGACGGGTGCGCGGGGAACTGCCCGAATTGCCGCGCGCGCGGCGGGGGCGATTCGTCGAGCAGCTCGGGTTGTCCCGTTACGATGCGGGCATCCTGACGGCGGATCGGGAACTGGCGGATTATTTCGAGGCGGTGTTGAGCCACGGCGTCGAGCCGAAGGCGGTGGCCAACTGGGTCTCCGGCGAGTTGCTGCGGCACTTGAAGGAGCGCGGGATCTCACCGGCTGCCGCGCCGGTGGCGCCGGAGCGGCTGGCGGGCTTGGTACGGCTGGTGGCGCAGGGCGCCGTGACCGGCAACGCAGCCAAGGGGGTGCTCGCGGAGATGTTCGAGTCCGGCCGCGCCGCCCACGAGATCGTCGAGGAGCGCGGTTTGGCGCAGATCAAAGACGAGGGGGAGTTGGACCAGGCGGTCGAGCGCGTGCTTGCCGACAACCCGGACGGCGTGGCGGATTACCGGGCGGGGCGCAAGCAGGCGCTCGGCTTCCTAGTCGGCCAGGTGATGAAAGCCACCCGGGGCCGCGCCAACGCGAAGGCGGTCAACGAGTTGCTGCGCCAGCGCCTGGAGGGCGATGCGCCGGACAACTGA
- a CDS encoding bifunctional 5,10-methylenetetrahydrofolate dehydrogenase/5,10-methenyltetrahydrofolate cyclohydrolase — protein MAAELLKGAPIAERIRAEVGADVAALKEQGITPSLVALQVGENPASAVYVGQQQKTADKLGISYRLEELPAESSQKFVADFIGKLNTDPSVTGIILQMPVPEGLNARALQALIDPAKDVEGVSPANMGWVVFGRPVLAPCTALGVVELINSTGVDLYGKEVVVVGHSDIVGKPVALLLVDKFATTTICHIGTGERGVLPDHVKRAEILVVAVGKAGLIKGEWVKEGAIVVDVGINRVGDKLVGDVEFEPAAERAAYITPVPGGVGPLTVTILMKNTVAAAKQQKGIE, from the coding sequence ATGGCAGCGGAATTGCTGAAGGGCGCGCCCATCGCGGAGCGCATCAGGGCAGAGGTGGGCGCGGACGTCGCGGCGCTCAAGGAGCAGGGCATCACGCCTTCGCTGGTGGCGCTGCAGGTCGGCGAGAACCCGGCCAGTGCCGTGTACGTCGGCCAGCAGCAGAAGACCGCCGACAAGCTGGGCATCAGCTATCGGCTGGAGGAACTGCCCGCCGAGTCGTCGCAGAAGTTCGTCGCCGATTTCATCGGGAAGCTCAATACCGATCCTAGCGTGACGGGGATCATCCTGCAGATGCCGGTGCCGGAGGGGCTTAACGCGCGCGCGCTGCAGGCGCTGATTGACCCCGCCAAGGACGTCGAGGGCGTCTCGCCCGCCAACATGGGCTGGGTCGTCTTCGGGCGCCCGGTGCTCGCCCCGTGCACCGCCCTGGGCGTCGTCGAGTTGATCAACTCGACCGGCGTGGACCTCTACGGCAAGGAGGTCGTGGTGGTCGGTCACAGCGACATCGTGGGCAAGCCGGTTGCGCTGCTGCTGGTGGACAAGTTCGCGACGACCACGATCTGCCACATCGGCACCGGCGAGCGCGGCGTGCTGCCCGACCACGTCAAGCGCGCGGAGATCTTGGTGGTCGCAGTAGGCAAGGCCGGCCTGATTAAGGGCGAATGGGTTAAGGAAGGCGCGATCGTCGTGGACGTGGGCATCAACCGCGTGGGCGACAAGCTCGTTGGTGACGTCGAGTTCGAGCCGGCGGCCGAGCGCGCGGCGTACATCACGCCCGTGCCCGGCGGGGTCGGGCCGCTGACGGTCACAATACTCATGAAGAACACAGTAGCGGCGGCCAAGCAGCAGAAGGGGATCGAGTAG
- a CDS encoding cyclodeaminase/cyclohydrolase family protein, with the protein MADAIREPMGEYLDRLAAKLPAPGGGSAAALVGALGAALESMVANFTVGKEAYREVEDDVKTLLEQSEALRGELSKLVQADMDVYSKVSSAYGLPRETAEQKAARTEAIQAALEVAAQVPHKVVKACDKVLSMCPELAAKGSANLISDVGVAVVFAEAALQAAYLNVEINLAGIRNEAYNEQVRRELTPLVERAAKVRAEVWQHVMAAVRK; encoded by the coding sequence ATGGCAGATGCGATACGAGAGCCGATGGGCGAGTACCTGGATCGCCTGGCGGCGAAGCTGCCGGCGCCTGGCGGCGGCAGCGCGGCGGCGCTGGTCGGCGCGCTTGGCGCGGCGCTCGAGAGCATGGTTGCGAACTTCACCGTGGGTAAAGAGGCCTATCGCGAGGTCGAGGATGACGTGAAGACGCTGCTCGAGCAGTCCGAGGCGCTGCGCGGGGAGCTGTCCAAGCTGGTGCAGGCGGATATGGACGTGTACTCGAAGGTGTCGAGCGCGTACGGCTTGCCGCGGGAGACTGCGGAGCAGAAAGCCGCGCGCACCGAGGCGATTCAGGCGGCGCTGGAGGTCGCGGCGCAAGTGCCGCACAAGGTGGTGAAGGCGTGTGACAAGGTGCTCTCGATGTGCCCCGAGCTCGCGGCGAAGGGAAGCGCGAACCTGATCAGCGACGTCGGCGTCGCGGTGGTGTTCGCCGAGGCGGCGCTGCAGGCGGCGTATCTCAACGTCGAGATCAACCTCGCCGGCATCAGGAACGAGGCGTACAACGAGCAGGTGCGGCGGGAGCTGACGCCGCTCGTGGAGCGCGCGGCGAAAGTGCGGGCGGAAGTGTGGCAGCACGTAATGGCGGCCGTGCGCAAGTAG
- the folB gene encoding dihydroneopterin aldolase codes for MNADKIRLVNMSFYGYHGVHSEERRMGKKFYIDVELTLDLSPAGTTDDLTKTVDYAEVYALIREIEGGKQYSLLEALAEDIAQRLLDKFGAQQVVVRTRKSEVPVGGLMDYAEVEITRSPQKD; via the coding sequence ATGAACGCGGATAAGATACGACTGGTCAACATGAGCTTCTACGGCTACCACGGCGTGCACAGCGAAGAGCGCCGCATGGGCAAGAAGTTCTACATTGATGTCGAGCTGACGCTCGACCTGAGCCCGGCGGGCACGACCGATGACCTGACCAAGACGGTGGACTACGCCGAGGTCTATGCGCTGATTCGCGAGATCGAGGGCGGCAAGCAGTACTCCTTGCTGGAGGCGCTGGCGGAGGACATCGCGCAGCGGCTGCTCGACAAGTTTGGGGCGCAACAGGTCGTGGTGCGCACGCGCAAGTCCGAAGTGCCGGTCGGCGGCCTGATGGACTACGCCGAAGTGGAAATCACGCGGAGCCCCCAGAAGGACTGA
- a CDS encoding 5-formyltetrahydrofolate cyclo-ligase: MESKSALRKRIAAVRDAIPQPERIAKSADIARRLTEWERFEQARTILAFLSTRSEVLTEPFIARALTSGKTVGAPRTLLGEKRLDFRRLRGSGDDLVAGPFEILEPNADAPPLDPARADIILVPGLAFDEQGYRLGYGGGFYDRLLAGLAVRAAAVGVAFEAQMIERVPREDRDLPVGWVVTEKRIITCGPAR, from the coding sequence TTGGAGAGCAAGTCGGCGCTGCGCAAGCGAATCGCCGCGGTCCGCGACGCCATCCCGCAACCGGAACGCATCGCGAAGAGCGCGGACATCGCTCGGCGCCTGACCGAATGGGAACGATTCGAGCAGGCGCGGACCATCCTCGCATTCCTCTCCACTCGCAGCGAGGTGCTCACCGAGCCCTTCATCGCTCGCGCCCTCACGTCTGGGAAGACCGTGGGCGCTCCGCGCACGCTGCTCGGGGAGAAGCGGCTCGACTTCCGGCGCCTGCGGGGGAGCGGGGACGACCTGGTGGCGGGTCCGTTCGAGATCCTGGAGCCGAATGCGGATGCGCCGCCGCTCGATCCCGCGCGCGCGGACATCATCCTGGTGCCCGGACTGGCGTTCGACGAGCAGGGATACCGGCTCGGATACGGGGGAGGGTTCTACGACCGCCTGCTGGCCGGCCTGGCGGTGCGGGCGGCGGCGGTGGGCGTGGCCTTTGAGGCGCAGATGATCGAGCGCGTGCCGCGCGAGGATCGCGACCTCCCGGTGGGCTGGGTCGTCACGGAAAAGCGGATCATCACCTGCGGTCCGGCGCGGTGA
- a CDS encoding NAD(P)-dependent oxidoreductase, with product EADYPLTVLDIDRRKMAQVIAAGAQAAATPAEVAEACDVIILCLPGSHAVEEVMEGPDGALTRLEGGRLVIDTGTSRPATAVRYEKLCAEKRAGFIDAPITWRSEGLIIMVGGTTENFERGREVLERLSFKLRHVGPIGSGQMLKLANQMILAGQLAVHAEAVTFAEKCGLDPRLLRDYLDFPISEALYGDDFTGGGQLALHYKDLGYTLELAHDNGANIPVTGVAHEAFKFAHVSGEPDWTQPGIVTYWRRLAGAEEPAASS from the coding sequence GAGGCGGATTATCCCCTCACGGTGCTGGACATTGACCGTCGGAAGATGGCGCAGGTGATTGCCGCGGGCGCACAGGCTGCGGCGACTCCCGCCGAGGTCGCTGAGGCGTGCGACGTCATCATCCTCTGCCTGCCCGGCAGCCATGCGGTGGAGGAAGTCATGGAAGGCCCGGATGGCGCCCTCACGCGGCTGGAAGGGGGCCGGCTCGTCATTGACACCGGCACCAGCCGACCCGCGACGGCCGTGCGATACGAGAAGCTCTGCGCTGAGAAGCGGGCCGGGTTCATTGACGCGCCCATCACATGGCGCAGCGAGGGGCTCATTATCATGGTCGGCGGGACGACGGAGAACTTCGAACGCGGGCGCGAGGTGTTGGAGCGGCTGAGTTTCAAGCTGAGGCACGTCGGGCCGATCGGCTCCGGGCAGATGCTCAAGCTCGCGAATCAGATGATCCTCGCCGGGCAGTTGGCGGTGCACGCGGAGGCGGTGACGTTCGCGGAGAAATGCGGCCTCGACCCGCGGTTGCTGCGCGACTATCTCGACTTCCCGATCTCCGAGGCGCTGTACGGCGATGACTTCACCGGCGGCGGCCAGCTCGCGCTGCATTACAAGGATCTCGGCTACACCCTGGAGTTGGCCCACGACAACGGCGCGAACATTCCCGTGACCGGCGTTGCCCACGAAGCCTTCAAGTTCGCGCACGTCTCAGGCGAGCCCGACTGGACGCAGCCCGGCATCGTCACATATTGGCGGAGGCTGGCCGGGGCGGAGGAGCCTGCCGCATCTTCGTAA
- a CDS encoding dihydrodipicolinate synthase family protein yields MRLSEIASAIRENVKRGMVIPAHPLALTAERRLDERRQHALTRYYLDAGAGGVAVGVHTTQFEIRQPGIDLFEPVLELASETVDAHPSGQARRVLKVAGVCGKTPQALKEATFAASHGYHAGLVSLSALADADVPALIEHCREVAEILPVFGFYLQPAVGGRILPYEFWRQFAEIENVLAIKIAPFNRYQTLDVVRAICEAGRAGDIALYTGNDDNIIVDLLQEYRFGDHRARVAGGLLGHWAVWTRGAVEQLERIHAIAERGDPIPSETLTLAAEVTDCNAAFFDAANGFAGCIAGIHEVLRRQGLLEGIWCLNPNECLSAGQAQEIDRVYRAYPHLNDDDFVAAHVDEWLRG; encoded by the coding sequence ATGCGACTGAGCGAGATTGCATCCGCCATTCGTGAGAACGTCAAGCGCGGCATGGTCATCCCCGCGCACCCGCTGGCACTGACGGCGGAGCGCAGACTCGACGAACGGCGCCAGCACGCGCTGACGCGGTACTACCTCGACGCGGGCGCGGGCGGCGTCGCCGTCGGTGTGCACACGACGCAGTTCGAGATTCGCCAACCCGGCATTGACCTCTTCGAGCCGGTGCTGGAGTTGGCTTCGGAGACGGTTGACGCGCATCCCTCAGGACAGGCGCGGCGGGTGTTGAAAGTCGCGGGGGTCTGTGGCAAGACGCCGCAGGCCTTGAAAGAAGCGACGTTCGCCGCGAGCCACGGCTATCACGCCGGCCTGGTGAGCCTGAGCGCGCTGGCCGACGCGGATGTCCCCGCGCTCATCGAGCACTGCCGCGAGGTCGCGGAGATCCTGCCGGTGTTCGGGTTCTACTTGCAGCCCGCCGTCGGCGGGCGGATTCTGCCGTACGAGTTCTGGCGCCAGTTCGCCGAGATCGAAAACGTCCTCGCGATCAAGATCGCGCCGTTCAATCGCTACCAGACGCTTGACGTTGTGCGCGCGATCTGCGAAGCGGGACGGGCCGGCGACATCGCGCTCTACACCGGCAACGACGACAACATCATCGTGGACCTGCTTCAGGAGTACCGCTTCGGGGACCATCGCGCGCGGGTCGCCGGCGGGCTGCTCGGCCACTGGGCGGTGTGGACGCGCGGCGCAGTCGAGCAGTTGGAGCGGATACACGCGATTGCGGAGCGCGGGGACCCGATTCCTTCGGAGACGCTGACGCTAGCCGCCGAGGTGACGGACTGCAACGCGGCGTTCTTCGATGCCGCGAACGGTTTTGCCGGGTGCATCGCGGGGATTCACGAAGTGCTGCGGCGCCAGGGGCTGCTCGAAGGCATCTGGTGCCTCAACCCGAATGAGTGCTTGTCCGCCGGCCAGGCGCAGGAGATTGACCGCGTGTACCGCGCGTACCCGCACCTCAACGACGACGACTTCGTCGCCGCGCACGTGGACGAGTGGTTGAGGGGCTGA
- a CDS encoding NAD(P)-dependent oxidoreductase: MMRRLDGDIMVLGIGGKIGHTLGGAAVRAINQAGVKKSVHGVDSFPEPGARERIEGLGVVPMTCDLLDPVAVAKLPRADNIIFMAGRKFGTSGDEELTWAINALVPAHVAAHFTASRVVAFSTGCVYPFVAPETGGSVESDAPAPVGEYAQSCLARERVFEYYSKKNGTPVCLFRLNYAIDLRYGVIHDIARRVWQGEPVDLTVGCFNCIWQGDAANQALLCLELCASPAAAINITGPETVSVRSVAEECARIMGKPVTFTGEEGATAYLSNAAKAAALFGPPRVPLAHMIRWTAEWIVAGGRSYDKPTHFEVTTGKY; encoded by the coding sequence ATGATGCGCCGGCTCGACGGAGACATCATGGTCCTCGGCATCGGCGGCAAGATCGGGCACACCCTCGGCGGCGCAGCGGTGAGGGCCATCAACCAGGCGGGCGTGAAGAAGAGCGTGCACGGCGTGGACAGCTTCCCGGAGCCGGGCGCGCGCGAGCGCATCGAGGGGCTGGGCGTCGTCCCGATGACGTGCGACCTGCTCGATCCCGTTGCCGTGGCTAAGCTGCCTCGCGCGGACAACATCATATTCATGGCCGGGCGCAAGTTCGGAACCTCGGGTGATGAGGAACTGACGTGGGCGATCAACGCCCTCGTGCCCGCCCACGTCGCGGCGCATTTCACCGCCAGCCGCGTCGTCGCGTTCTCGACCGGCTGCGTCTATCCCTTCGTCGCGCCGGAGACCGGCGGCTCCGTCGAGAGCGATGCCCCCGCCCCCGTCGGCGAATACGCGCAGTCCTGCCTCGCGCGCGAGCGCGTCTTCGAGTACTACAGCAAGAAGAACGGAACGCCGGTGTGCCTGTTCCGCCTCAACTACGCGATCGACCTGCGCTACGGCGTGATCCATGACATCGCGCGGCGGGTGTGGCAGGGCGAGCCGGTTGACCTGACGGTCGGGTGCTTCAACTGCATCTGGCAGGGCGACGCGGCCAACCAGGCGCTGCTGTGCCTGGAATTGTGCGCGTCCCCTGCTGCCGCCATCAACATCACCGGGCCGGAGACGGTCTCGGTGCGCTCCGTCGCCGAGGAGTGCGCGCGCATCATGGGCAAGCCGGTGACCTTCACCGGCGAGGAGGGCGCGACCGCGTACCTTAGCAACGCCGCCAAGGCCGCGGCGCTGTTCGGCCCTCCGCGCGTGCCGCTGGCGCACATGATTCGGTGGACCGCCGAATGGATCGTGGCCGGCGGGCGATCCTACGACAAGCCGACGCACTTCGAGGTCACGACGGGAAAGTACTAG